Proteins encoded together in one Chloroflexi bacterium ADurb.Bin180 window:
- the pimB_1 gene encoding GDP-mannose-dependent alpha-(1-6)-phosphatidylinositol monomannoside mannosyltransferase — MIRLLAVGNDPTIALPAREVQGDTHQRQLRYASILEHYHLITRAPPSGSVPARLQLAHNFWVSPCRSRGMAGYLVEAVRTGWRIVREENIQAVSTQDPFITGLAGYLIAQRYGLPLSLQFVADAVDNPLWLAEKPYYRALNLLAHWLIRRAATFRVVSAAEKQKLVRLGVSEQCIWNLPSLSDFGRFLQGNGQAVRNKYLREEGSLAAGKHTGKRLVLLVARLVPQKDVPMLLRAFAGLGEEYSSATLLIVGSGPLEQELKERAAALGLASRVIFAGAVAYDQLPAYYAACDVLVLSSLYEGNARVLAEAAASARPVVSTAVSGAVDTIVDGKTGYIVPIGDSAAMAGRLRGLLGDRARAMSMGEKARAHILDLYSPDRLLAGFSELWETTAACGKKAQGQGLCQ; from the coding sequence ATGATCCGCCTGCTTGCTGTGGGCAACGACCCGACCATTGCCCTGCCCGCAAGAGAGGTTCAGGGTGATACTCACCAACGTCAGCTCAGGTATGCATCGATTCTGGAGCACTATCACCTGATTACGCGGGCTCCCCCTTCAGGGTCGGTGCCGGCGCGGCTTCAGCTAGCGCACAACTTCTGGGTGTCGCCCTGCCGGAGCAGGGGCATGGCCGGCTACCTGGTCGAAGCCGTTCGCACCGGATGGCGGATCGTACGTGAAGAGAACATTCAGGCTGTCTCGACCCAGGATCCTTTCATCACCGGCCTGGCTGGCTATCTGATTGCGCAGCGCTACGGGTTGCCACTGAGCCTGCAATTCGTTGCCGATGCGGTGGACAATCCTCTGTGGCTGGCTGAAAAGCCTTACTATCGTGCTCTGAATCTGCTGGCCCACTGGCTCATCCGACGGGCGGCGACGTTTCGCGTTGTGAGCGCTGCGGAGAAGCAGAAGCTGGTGCGCCTGGGGGTTTCTGAGCAATGCATCTGGAATCTGCCGTCGCTCTCCGATTTTGGACGCTTCTTGCAGGGGAATGGCCAGGCTGTCCGGAACAAGTACTTGCGGGAAGAGGGATCACTCGCTGCTGGAAAGCACACGGGGAAGAGGCTGGTTCTTCTGGTGGCTCGTCTGGTGCCACAGAAGGACGTCCCCATGCTGCTGCGGGCCTTTGCCGGACTGGGCGAGGAATACTCGTCTGCCACACTGCTCATTGTTGGCAGTGGCCCGTTAGAGCAGGAGCTGAAAGAGCGAGCCGCGGCTCTGGGACTGGCCAGCCGGGTGATCTTTGCCGGAGCAGTGGCCTATGATCAATTGCCGGCCTACTACGCGGCCTGCGATGTCCTGGTCCTGTCTTCGCTGTACGAAGGAAACGCACGGGTGCTGGCTGAAGCAGCAGCCTCTGCCAGACCGGTAGTGAGCACAGCCGTAAGTGGTGCTGTGGATACAATTGTCGATGGCAAGACCGGTTACATCGTGCCCATCGGCGACTCGGCGGCGATGGCGGGGCGCCTGAGAGGTTTGCTGGGCGACCGGGCCAGGGCCATGAGTATGGGCGAGAAGGCGCGGGCGCACATTCTGGACCTGTACTCCCCCGACAGGCTCCTCGCTGGTTTCAGCGAGTTGTGGGAGACAACGGCTGCCTGTGGCAAGAAGGCCCAGGGTCAGGGGCTTTGCCAATGA
- the pglJ_1 gene encoding N-acetylgalactosamine-N,N'-diacetylbacillosaminyl-diphospho-undecaprenol 4-alpha-N-acetylgalactosaminyltransferase has translation MTAPCELLVVLPSVGGGGAERAALDLLRSLDRNQFHIILALFTKEGRFLPQIPSDIPVVDLQGRQSYDVRLIWRLARLIRERQPQVVFSVLRYANLITLLACRLSGSPARVVVNEQNLPSAEFVLFGGGAVKASALRWLYPSAARVTCIAQGIARELVENCGLSEKLIQVLPNPVDLERVRSLGQVAPDHPWFQLQQPVVVAVGRLHRQKGFDVLIHAFARVRRSVPCKLLILGEGSLHQELEQLIAREGLGEDAQLVGFQENPYSYMAHATTFVLSSRYEGFGNVLVEALALGTPVVSTRCPVGPEEILEADQTGILVPPEDEAALAQGILRVLQEPRLRATLSSNGPPRAEVYRLERIAARYQTLFSELSGTICAS, from the coding sequence ATGACTGCACCCTGTGAGCTGCTGGTTGTGCTGCCGTCGGTGGGCGGAGGAGGCGCAGAACGTGCCGCGCTGGACCTGCTGCGCTCGCTCGACCGGAACCAGTTTCATATCATTCTGGCGCTGTTCACGAAGGAAGGACGTTTCCTGCCGCAAATCCCCTCCGACATACCAGTGGTCGACCTCCAGGGCCGCCAGAGCTATGACGTTCGACTGATCTGGCGACTGGCGCGACTGATCCGCGAGCGGCAGCCTCAGGTCGTGTTCAGCGTCCTGCGTTACGCCAACCTGATCACCCTGCTGGCCTGCCGTTTGTCCGGCAGCCCTGCTCGAGTGGTAGTGAATGAACAAAACCTGCCCAGCGCCGAGTTTGTTTTGTTTGGTGGTGGTGCCGTCAAGGCGTCGGCCCTGCGCTGGTTGTATCCCAGCGCGGCTCGAGTGACCTGTATTGCTCAAGGGATCGCGCGTGAGCTGGTGGAGAACTGTGGCCTCTCGGAAAAGCTGATACAGGTTCTGCCGAATCCGGTTGACCTGGAGCGGGTCAGATCCCTGGGGCAGGTTGCTCCAGACCATCCCTGGTTTCAATTGCAGCAACCGGTGGTGGTGGCCGTCGGCAGGCTTCATCGCCAGAAAGGCTTTGACGTTCTTATCCACGCTTTTGCCCGGGTGCGACGGAGCGTTCCGTGCAAGCTACTCATTCTGGGGGAGGGGTCTCTCCACCAGGAGCTCGAACAGCTCATCGCCAGGGAGGGTCTGGGTGAAGATGCGCAACTGGTCGGGTTTCAGGAGAATCCCTACAGCTACATGGCCCACGCGACGACGTTTGTGCTCTCCTCCCGCTACGAAGGTTTTGGCAATGTGCTGGTAGAAGCGCTGGCCCTTGGCACCCCGGTGGTCTCGACGCGATGCCCGGTGGGGCCAGAGGAGATCCTCGAGGCAGACCAGACAGGCATCCTCGTGCCTCCCGAAGACGAGGCAGCGCTGGCCCAGGGGATCCTGCGGGTCCTGCAGGAACCCCGGTTGCGCGCGACTCTGTCGTCCAATGGTCCTCCCCGCGCCGAGGTCTACCGTTTGGAGCGCATCGCTGCCCGGTACCAGACCCTGTTCTCTGAGCTGAGCGGAACCATATGCGCATCCTGA
- the tuaC_1 gene encoding putative teichuronic acid biosynthesis glycosyltransferase TuaC — MSKTRLVYVLPTYDANSQEHLYHIYGFLQAVARQAEVWLIIERAKGTPSFPGIRVHRRRLQIPVLRAIEVGVVMLLARLHGYRVFYSHYSVSGAILSALVTRLLGGESFYWNCVHTLDFVPARPKTWSDWKLKLRNQYLLGLALHLVHHLVTGTPTMARYYSNGYNLNLSSVRVMPNWVDLKRFENLPEKAALRAELGWPTHQQIILFLHRVVERKGAHYIVPIAREILARSVGQPSPLVVAAGSGPYEARLLAEIRAAGLGDVVRQVGGIPNRDAIRYFAAADVYMVPSTEEGFPRTLLEAMAAGCPFVTTDVGGVRDILTPEQAQFIVPVGDVQRMAVSVIRLLTDHILHESLVREGHANVQYYAQDRVVQTFVAMVSR, encoded by the coding sequence ATGAGCAAGACCAGGCTGGTCTATGTGCTGCCAACCTACGATGCGAACTCGCAGGAGCACCTGTACCACATCTATGGCTTTTTGCAGGCAGTGGCCAGGCAGGCAGAGGTGTGGTTGATCATCGAACGGGCCAAAGGGACCCCGTCTTTTCCTGGCATCAGGGTACACCGTCGTCGACTGCAGATACCTGTCCTCCGAGCCATCGAAGTTGGGGTGGTGATGTTGTTGGCCAGGTTACATGGCTACCGGGTCTTCTACAGTCACTACTCTGTCTCCGGAGCCATTCTGTCGGCGCTCGTCACGCGCCTGCTGGGAGGAGAATCCTTCTACTGGAATTGCGTGCATACCCTTGACTTTGTGCCGGCGCGGCCGAAAACTTGGTCCGACTGGAAGCTCAAGCTGCGCAATCAGTATCTCCTTGGGCTGGCTCTGCATCTGGTGCATCACCTGGTAACAGGTACGCCGACCATGGCCCGCTACTACAGCAACGGGTATAATCTGAACCTGTCCTCGGTACGAGTGATGCCAAACTGGGTGGATCTGAAGCGGTTCGAAAACCTTCCCGAAAAGGCCGCTCTGCGCGCCGAACTCGGTTGGCCTACGCATCAGCAGATTATCCTCTTCTTGCACCGAGTTGTGGAGCGCAAGGGGGCTCACTACATCGTTCCCATTGCTCGGGAGATCTTGGCGCGATCCGTCGGGCAGCCCTCGCCTCTGGTGGTGGCGGCGGGTAGCGGGCCATACGAGGCAAGATTGTTGGCAGAGATTCGAGCAGCCGGCCTGGGGGATGTAGTGCGCCAGGTGGGTGGAATCCCCAATCGCGACGCGATTCGTTACTTTGCGGCAGCGGACGTCTATATGGTTCCTTCGACCGAGGAAGGTTTTCCCAGAACGTTACTGGAAGCCATGGCTGCCGGCTGCCCCTTTGTTACCACAGATGTTGGCGGAGTGCGAGACATTCTGACGCCTGAGCAGGCGCAATTCATCGTGCCAGTGGGAGACGTTCAGCGAATGGCTGTGTCTGTAATTCGGTTGTTGACTGATCACATCCTGCACGAGAGCCTGGTCCGCGAGGGTCATGCCAATGTACAATACTATGCGCAGGACAGGGTCGTACAGACATTCGTTGCCATGGTCTCCAGGTAG
- the echA8 gene encoding putative enoyl-CoA hydratase echA8: MEYHNLLIQLEGGVLTITFNRPQVLNALNAATMAELSAAIAEAEQDASVRCVILTGAGEKSFVAGADIKELRAIADGPSGAEFATRGQEILFRIENLTKPVIAAINGYALGGGCELAMACDIRIAADTAKLGQPEINLGIIPGYGGTQRLVRLVGKGQAKWLVLSGETISAQEALRIGLVDRVVPAGELMAVALDLARRIAAKPPIAVALAKSVINAGSETDLATACAYEASQFGLACATEDRLEGTAAFLEKRQPSFKGK, encoded by the coding sequence ATGGAGTACCACAATCTGCTGATCCAGCTTGAGGGAGGCGTCCTTACCATCACCTTCAACCGGCCCCAGGTTCTGAATGCGCTGAACGCGGCAACTATGGCCGAGTTGTCAGCCGCTATTGCTGAGGCGGAACAGGATGCCAGCGTACGCTGTGTCATTCTCACCGGTGCTGGCGAGAAATCCTTCGTTGCCGGCGCGGATATTAAGGAGCTCCGGGCAATCGCTGATGGGCCATCTGGCGCCGAGTTTGCCACACGGGGTCAGGAGATTCTCTTCCGGATTGAGAACCTGACCAAACCAGTCATCGCGGCGATCAACGGCTACGCCCTGGGAGGCGGCTGTGAACTAGCCATGGCCTGTGACATCCGTATCGCCGCCGATACGGCCAAGCTGGGCCAGCCGGAGATCAACTTGGGCATCATTCCTGGCTATGGCGGCACTCAGAGGCTGGTCAGGCTGGTGGGCAAGGGTCAAGCCAAGTGGTTGGTGCTGAGCGGGGAGACCATCTCGGCCCAGGAGGCACTGCGCATTGGCCTGGTGGACAGGGTAGTGCCGGCCGGTGAGTTGATGGCGGTTGCTCTGGACCTGGCGCGTCGCATAGCCGCCAAGCCGCCAATCGCCGTTGCCCTGGCCAAGAGCGTCATCAATGCCGGCAGCGAGACGGACCTGGCCACTGCCTGTGCTTACGAGGCCAGCCAGTTTGGTCTGGCCTGCGCAACCGAAGATCGTTTGGAAGGCACAGCGGCATTCCTCGAAAAGCGCCAGCCGAGCTTCAAGGGAAAGTAG
- the ccsA gene encoding Cytochrome c biogenesis protein CcsA: MAGRFGQRGSASEAMTIRRRLAEQWDSRDVLSSLWRLFASPWTTIVLLLALGLLICATVLLPQLPSEAALDPVAASVWLASFRAQYGLLAEWMVRLSLINLIHSAWLRVLLGLLGFNLILVAADLWQRLRTRESDQNQSAGRVGLWASLLVVCGLVLILAGGAFQERLAWREGNVSLRPGQVKPVGHGSGLAFRADSIKSHYDPSTGLVHGGQTELTFLNADGVAGREVLFDQTPSFFSGLMFHQVSTEPVLLIRAADAAGHRLALQTPETGASELGEVTLRFRDEEASRYIVVLGVPGQTAALQFQQKGNQGYVLVPERDLSLRVSFALPPQGGVEPLFQVEAFRGAETAAFQQVVITSTEVIEIDGDRYTLEPQRHALIQFGRDYSPLFSLLGGVLVVAGLCLYAWQAARRQRNARKAVAELTLILALGILFWAVTRNWAVAQLGSNPASLPLLWWQALYWVDVLACAALAAAFVEGVMSWTRAIRGRATGRPWEESRVLFLGIALLTIVLLLNSVSRLYTRGACWEWARTETLGLAAWIFFAEVWFLHALRGWRGQRIAILSIMGIVPVLLCLIMPGR, from the coding sequence GTGGCGGGGCGATTTGGCCAGCGGGGGAGCGCCAGCGAGGCTATGACCATCCGACGTCGGCTTGCTGAACAGTGGGATTCCAGGGATGTTCTGAGCAGCCTCTGGCGCCTGTTTGCCTCCCCCTGGACCACGATTGTTTTGCTTCTTGCGCTTGGCCTTCTGATCTGCGCCACAGTCCTGCTTCCCCAGCTCCCTTCTGAGGCTGCGCTAGATCCCGTGGCGGCAAGCGTATGGCTCGCCTCCTTCCGTGCCCAGTATGGTCTCCTGGCTGAGTGGATGGTGCGCCTCAGTCTGATCAACCTGATCCATTCGGCGTGGCTGCGAGTACTGCTCGGGCTGCTTGGCTTTAACCTGATCTTGGTTGCAGCGGATCTATGGCAGCGGCTGCGCACGCGCGAAAGCGACCAGAACCAGTCCGCCGGTCGCGTTGGCTTGTGGGCGTCACTGCTTGTGGTTTGCGGCCTGGTGCTGATACTGGCCGGCGGGGCTTTTCAGGAACGATTGGCCTGGAGGGAGGGCAATGTCTCCCTTCGCCCGGGGCAGGTCAAGCCGGTTGGTCATGGGAGCGGCCTGGCTTTCCGCGCCGACAGCATCAAGTCGCACTATGATCCAAGTACGGGGTTGGTGCATGGCGGGCAGACCGAGTTGACTTTTCTGAACGCGGACGGGGTTGCAGGTAGAGAAGTTCTGTTTGACCAAACCCCCTCCTTCTTCAGCGGTTTGATGTTCCATCAGGTCTCTACCGAGCCGGTTTTGCTCATTCGGGCTGCGGACGCTGCTGGTCACCGCCTGGCTCTGCAGACTCCCGAAACCGGAGCTTCCGAACTGGGTGAAGTGACGCTGCGCTTCCGCGATGAAGAAGCCTCCCGCTACATCGTGGTGCTGGGAGTGCCTGGCCAGACAGCAGCCCTTCAGTTTCAGCAGAAGGGGAACCAGGGCTATGTGCTGGTGCCAGAGCGGGACCTCTCGCTGCGCGTTAGTTTTGCCTTGCCTCCGCAGGGAGGAGTAGAGCCGCTGTTCCAGGTCGAAGCCTTCCGTGGGGCCGAAACCGCCGCCTTTCAGCAGGTGGTGATAACCAGCACCGAGGTGATCGAAATCGACGGCGACCGGTACACTCTTGAGCCACAGCGCCATGCGCTCATTCAGTTTGGCCGGGATTACTCGCCGCTCTTCTCCCTGCTTGGCGGGGTGCTTGTTGTGGCAGGTCTCTGTCTCTATGCATGGCAGGCTGCCAGAAGGCAGCGCAACGCGCGGAAGGCAGTAGCGGAGCTGACCTTGATCCTGGCGCTTGGCATTCTGTTCTGGGCTGTTACTAGAAACTGGGCTGTTGCCCAGTTGGGTTCCAACCCGGCTTCTCTGCCACTTCTCTGGTGGCAAGCCCTGTACTGGGTTGATGTGCTTGCCTGTGCGGCCCTGGCAGCGGCTTTCGTCGAAGGGGTGATGAGCTGGACCAGAGCCATAAGGGGGAGGGCAACAGGCAGACCCTGGGAGGAAAGCCGGGTACTGTTCCTCGGAATAGCACTCCTAACAATAGTACTGCTGCTTAACAGTGTCTCTAGGCTGTACACCCGTGGCGCATGCTGGGAATGGGCGCGGACCGAGACCCTTGGCCTGGCGGCCTGGATCTTTTTCGCCGAGGTCTGGTTCCTCCATGCATTGCGGGGCTGGCGGGGACAGAGGATCGCCATCCTGTCGATCATGGGCATCGTTCCCGTGCTGCTATGTCTCATCATGCCCGGGCGCTAG
- the fadB2 gene encoding 3-hydroxybutyryl-CoA dehydrogenase: protein MAISRIGVVGCGLMGSGIVETCARCGYDVIVREVNQELLDRGLARIKGSMAKGVEKGKLTAGEMDAAWARIRGTCALEELQASDLVIEAVTENMAEKKAIFSTLDRLCPAHTVIASNTSSMCITEMAAATKRPDKVLGMHFFNPVPIMPLLELVRTIQTSDDTLQVARDVGASLHKTIVVAKDTPGFIVNLLLVPYLLGAVRALENNLASREDIDTAMKLGLNHPMGPLTLLDFIGVDTAYYIANVMYDEFKEPQYAAPPLLKRMVLAGHLGRKTGKGFYDYK from the coding sequence ATGGCTATCTCTAGAATCGGAGTGGTTGGTTGTGGTCTGATGGGTTCGGGGATCGTCGAGACTTGCGCTCGATGTGGCTACGACGTGATCGTACGAGAAGTCAATCAGGAGCTTCTTGACCGGGGCCTGGCGCGCATCAAGGGATCGATGGCCAAGGGTGTCGAGAAGGGCAAGCTGACGGCCGGGGAGATGGACGCAGCCTGGGCCAGGATCCGCGGGACCTGCGCCCTCGAGGAGCTTCAGGCCAGTGATCTCGTGATTGAGGCGGTCACGGAGAACATGGCGGAGAAGAAGGCCATCTTCTCCACGCTAGATCGTCTGTGTCCAGCGCATACCGTTATCGCCAGCAACACCTCCTCCATGTGCATCACCGAGATGGCTGCCGCTACCAAACGCCCTGACAAGGTTCTGGGAATGCACTTCTTCAACCCGGTGCCCATTATGCCACTGCTGGAGCTGGTCAGGACTATTCAGACCAGTGATGACACGCTGCAGGTGGCCAGGGATGTGGGTGCCTCTCTGCACAAGACAATCGTCGTGGCCAAGGACACGCCAGGGTTCATCGTCAACCTGCTCCTGGTGCCCTATCTGCTGGGCGCCGTACGGGCGCTGGAAAACAACCTGGCCTCGCGAGAGGACATTGATACCGCTATGAAGCTGGGCCTGAACCATCCCATGGGGCCTCTCACCTTGCTGGACTTTATCGGTGTGGACACCGCCTACTACATCGCCAACGTGATGTACGACGAATTCAAAGAGCCTCAGTATGCGGCGCCGCCGCTGCTCAAGCGTATGGTTCTGGCCGGGCATCTGGGCCGCAAGACCGGCAAGGGCTTTTACGACTACAAGTAG
- the epsF gene encoding putative glycosyltransferase EpsF: MRILITSDIFPPDVGGPATYVPRIASELVKLGHQVTVVTYTVALQSDDRDQYPFRVVRVSAAPPQWRRFPRTLQTVWKCAREADVIYANGLVTETALVNTILRRPVVAKVVGDLAWERCRDKGWISDDIDSFQTGRYPWKVELMRWRRNWSYQRMDSIIVPSEYLKRMLTEHWGLPEKRVQVIYNSFERIAAAEGYNSQDREVRAEIGLAARYLLITVCRLTGWKGVDGLICALPELGSDVGLVIVGDGPLYGELTALAAQLGVSDRVRFLGTVPRERVASLLRACDLFILNSTYEGLPHVVLEAASAGLPVIATDAGGTSEVVRDLANAQLIPVGKPALLVEAIHTWIARLPVSPASIPERFSLHNMVEATEAVLIQTAGGAKL; encoded by the coding sequence ATGCGCATCCTGATCACCTCGGACATCTTTCCGCCAGATGTCGGCGGGCCAGCTACCTATGTGCCGCGCATCGCCAGTGAGCTGGTCAAGTTGGGGCATCAGGTTACGGTGGTCACCTACACGGTGGCCCTCCAGTCCGATGACCGAGATCAATACCCATTCCGTGTTGTCCGTGTGTCGGCTGCGCCTCCGCAGTGGCGTCGCTTCCCGCGCACGCTCCAGACCGTTTGGAAATGCGCCAGAGAGGCTGACGTGATCTATGCCAATGGACTGGTGACCGAGACAGCCCTGGTCAATACGATTCTGCGCCGTCCGGTAGTGGCCAAGGTCGTCGGCGACCTGGCGTGGGAGCGCTGCCGGGACAAGGGCTGGATCAGCGATGATATAGACTCGTTCCAGACCGGGCGTTACCCTTGGAAAGTAGAATTGATGCGTTGGAGGCGAAACTGGAGCTACCAGCGCATGGACTCGATCATCGTGCCCAGTGAATACCTCAAGCGAATGCTGACCGAGCACTGGGGACTGCCAGAGAAGCGAGTGCAGGTCATCTACAACTCGTTTGAAAGAATCGCGGCGGCCGAGGGATACAATAGTCAGGATAGGGAGGTCAGAGCTGAGATCGGCCTGGCTGCCAGGTACTTGCTGATCACCGTGTGTCGCCTCACTGGCTGGAAGGGGGTAGATGGCTTGATCTGCGCCCTTCCCGAGTTGGGCTCCGATGTTGGTCTGGTAATTGTCGGAGATGGCCCGCTCTATGGCGAATTGACTGCACTGGCGGCACAACTGGGAGTATCGGACCGCGTCCGATTCCTCGGAACAGTGCCTCGAGAGCGGGTGGCCTCTTTGCTGCGGGCCTGCGACCTGTTCATTCTGAACTCGACCTATGAGGGTCTGCCCCACGTGGTTCTAGAGGCAGCTTCCGCCGGACTGCCGGTGATTGCCACCGATGCGGGAGGCACCAGTGAAGTCGTACGGGACCTGGCCAACGCACAGCTCATCCCGGTCGGCAAGCCGGCACTGTTGGTCGAGGCGATTCACACCTGGATAGCGCGGCTTCCGGTTTCGCCGGCCTCGATACCGGAGCGCTTTTCGTTGCACAATATGGTGGAGGCAACTGAAGCAGTGCTCATCCAGACCGCGGGCGGGGCAAAGCTATGA